The Sphaeramia orbicularis chromosome 16, fSphaOr1.1, whole genome shotgun sequence genome window below encodes:
- the cicb gene encoding protein capicua homolog isoform X2, which yields MRPLKKHRGRGGRRRGGSQPPQEKDPKRVRRETLVKTTEQITKTLNTPSTRKQTPPAAASSDKEPITSSNTPTPESAVVRKPVESAEKDGTKPEEKTEKEKMIGTNGNSAMSTDSVASSTSPPAPLSTATSPPATNHSHNIGSVSSRKTATFKARVPKKKYTYEHFANNASVLTAIHTSNPSLIHNDSCNIKGKVSDGVDVLNNNVKNSNNTINKSINVSISCSTNSNTTSVNSNMINSNNSSTRNHNNFINSSNSRSNNCSGKQPSVLTMDSNVTETNHFVSVDDRALRIVDSQEKQPRAGENESEGAPNSVRSSSTDTASEHSADLDAMEATGPSPHQKNSHMAASLYNSHLKEAILSEGLAEALAKGMKNQRVLALQTKRNTESGVKERDSCSLSRVFKPGVVRRVSGGMVEVQLQGEERLMQYPFHGETVITSSPEAKNTVELILDAPPPGTAPVAVGTQVCVPFGGEEGGPLLYREGIVSQVDPHPGVSFPYQVLLSEARETLDNEKEEKRAVNDQAVWVSRQSLRLLTPPWEVPYLDGGRAKEREREREREERERREELEVEREVCQLSIGMGVLGGGTRLSHGFTHQGVAGGHPYGNAHPPSHSSTCVVASMAHDCRDERQKQSNIPEEDVEVSHFNMGLSKTNSGTPQHRTIISKTSGYPPSSPHLSVVRGLGPPHLSTLASPQPPPSPALLGSEISNTTSNLPPSKTTPSQTPTPTSGGGPSSTSSSRSRTPLSLAQQKYKKGDVVCTPNGIRKKFNGKQWRRLCSREGCMKESQRRGYCSRHLSMRTKEMEAAGGERGGGGSSSGTVTPSDLRGRASSEFEWDDTSREGSETSSRGDSRPRLVLPSLLPHDVSSRFDFDECEAATMLVSLGSSRSGTPSFSPVSNQSPFSPAPSPSPSPLFGFRPANFSPITASPVLPHRRHRQHSGAGGGGGSKATIPAGGGERERHTSGIQPSFHSNLMFTVPMSPKRKPDAPLPPPLTSHHHDYTPKTELEQGDLSNSFRVLSPQTPASHSRTHTPTFSRPRGVTTPSSSRPPSSTAVSPPPLLVSPTPPSPLTPDGGPRRVVPVSQQALRDSPVIVRNPEVPLAKFTECPAGRGGGVGGGNEGGTDKSSSIDTSITLTPQPISGLQVPVPINAASAAVPNGTVILRSPAQTLVLVSPSPSLPTTDTPATPLQALSVTVSTTVTDPTPNSTDSSGDRGENRETGFGGEVQQPVPCHPSPTALLPLILPAENLHPVPRKDIIMGRPGTVWTNVEPRSVPVFPWHSLVPFLAPTQSDASSQPGEGHHPVNHPQAASLKTECHGVAALTQEPAEAPPTVERGPPSRPPPSADEAPPEKEKGDAERERPDSETESDVDDPFLPGVVPEQPLSTSPVKRRTQSLSALPKDGDKSSPGKREKDHIRRPMNAFMIFSKRHRALVHQRHPNQDNRTVSKILGEWWYALGPKEKQKYHDLAFQVKEAHFKAHPDWKWCNKDRKKSSSEGRGVPGGKDIRERSMSESTEAHSVELKGVGPGLVGASERSTGESHVGQLTRPRAFSQSAVHSLEQSDRGNTQALAELAQMCGDGGNQFSSHAPPLSQSQRGVSEDMTSDEERMVICEEEGDDDVIEDPYPSSSIDLKCKERVTDSDSENGSGDESERKRVFAPVICSSASSSSSHPTHHGRSVSLSSYPTSKRYDEGRSGGGGFSEHRRKGGGEGEGKNTFVGEGGGGVPASCFSLSSGQSVISTSPAGGPSSSSVGSLGTNPLLGIGAVRVASTVVTNVMRPVISTPLPIASKPRDGSASSSPHPPEKKSLIPQHQQPQLLIGSGATSGAAAAGGGYYSSSSPNPVGAGMSPGGVVTNLVLGGALTAQSAVQLITPSPQPQPPQQQQTHPSTAVSAPHNQTNGPVPLPLLQPQFLPASSLAPPGGKAITQVQYILPTLPANTNPKSPPQQLSQPTSIFNLPTAPPPHAALANGKQQGSSSLTGYTSSPTVGVVSPGARVQTQSPALQGKMLVPMATVRTAPAPAQQFPIVAPPLPVQNGAQAGGKIIQIAPMPLVQSQLPQGGAVHSPSPFPVTVGAAAVVAPSSAPSQAVLLPPAPTRITYVQSTPGVPSTVPLVSTTTGSSPSQQALPVPGSAYVPSPLATLGFTAIAPPGQTLVQPLIAGQPPLLATAQSPQPSTSAPASGTGGQIVTAIYPPSPSVTMATGVVSMTAVPPSVVYSVSSPSSASPHILPKHTVTPTTTITHPHPPQPHPDRPPDRHLPLDRPTDRQSDRQAERQTEMLTHLDRQLERQTQTSSISSSVAPPSGSALSIRPCSPQLQIQTSASTPGTPKLTQLPVRTPQKVKATVANIPVGSYEAGGRGKERDREKEREREREREREKEREREREREREREREAAANSHFSFDPEPGQSGSPSTHPADELPSSDRPLEGSSGVDSDSRNRDSTSTKEAGWKESLPSSPLPPPAATELTLPPPQTDKEGPTPKKVKARPPPLKKTFDSVDKVLSEVYFEERFAELPEFRPEEVLPSPTLQSLATSPRAILGSYRRKRKNSTDLDSATDEQVSPKRKSRRRSSCSSEPNTPKSAAKCEGDIFTFDRAGTEGEDILAELEFEKVPYSSLRRTLDQRRALVMQLFQEQGFFPSAQATAAFQTRYSDIFPTKVCLQLKIREVRQKIMQTATPSDASAFGIPDSAGSGPGPSSSQLGEGSGRGVGELQDEEMEQGTEASPEDPRDSQDSSR from the exons ATGAGACCATTAAAGAAACACAGAGGTCGAGGGGGAAGGAGGAGAGGGGGTTCACAACCTCCCCAAGAGAAAGACCCCAAAAGAGTCAGGAGGGAGACACTTGTCAAGACGACAGAGCAGATAACCAAAACACTGAATACTCCCTCCACACGTAAGCAGACCCCACCCGCAGCCGCCAGCTCTGACAAGGAGCCAATCACAAGCAGCAATACTCCCACACCAGAGTCTGCAGTGGTGAGGAAACCTGTGGAATCAGCTGAGAAGGATGGAACGAAAccagaagaaaagacagaaaaggagaAGATGATAGGCACAAATGGAAATAGTGCCATGTCTACTGATAGTGTTGCATCTTCTACCTCTCCCCCAGCGCCACTCTCCACAGCCACTTCCCCTCCAGCCACAAATCACAGCCACAACATAGGTTCAGTGTCTAGTAGGAAAACAGCCACTTTTAAAGCCCGTGTCCCCAAGAAGAAGTACACATATGAGCACTTTGCTAATAATGCAAGTGTCCTGACTGCCATTCATACCTCCAACCCTTCACTCATTCACAACGATAGCTGCAATATCAAGGGTAAAGTCAGTGATGGTGTGGATGTGCTCAATAATAATGTCAAGAATAGTAACAACaccattaataaaagcattaatgtTAGCATTAGCTGTAGTACTAACAGTAACACTACCAGTGTTAATAGCAACAtgattaatagtaataatagtagcacCAGGAATCATAATAATTTTATCAATAGCAGTAATAGCAGAAGTAATAATTGCTCAGGTAAGCAGCCATCAGTGCTAACTATGGATAGTAATGTTACAGAAACAAATCATTTTGTCTCTGTGGATGATAGGGCACTCAGGATTGTAGATTCCCAGGAAAAACAGCCCCGTGCTGGTGAGAATGAGTCAGAGGGTGCCCCTAACTCAGTGCGCTCCTCTTCCACTGATACAGCCAGTGAGCACTCAGCTGACCTTGACGCAATGGAAGCAACAGGACCAAGCCCTCATCAAAAGAATTCCCACATGGCAGCTTCTCTCTATAACTCGCACCTTAAAGAGGCCATTCTATCAGAGGGACTCGCTGAAGCTCTGGCCAAAGGTATGAAGAATCAGAGAGTGCTGGCTCTCCAGACAAAGAGAAACACAGAGAGTGGAGTGAAGGAGAGAGACTCATGCTCTCTGTCTCGTGTGTTCAAACCAGGTGTGGTGCGTAGGGTGAGTGGAGGTATGGTTGAAGTCCAACTCCAAGGAGAGGAGAGGCTCATGCAGTATCCTTTCCATGGTGAAACTGTGATTACATCATCACCAGAGGCCAAGAACACTGTGGAGTTAATTTTGGATGCCCCCCCACCTGGCACAGCACCTGTGGCCGTGGGAACACAAGTTTGTGTGCCATTTGGTGGAGAGGAGGGGGGGCCTTTGCTCTATAGGGAGGGGATTGTCTCTCAGGTTGATCCCCACCCTGGTGTGTCATTCCCTTACCAGGTGCTCCTCAGTGAAGCAAGAGAGACTCTCGACaatgaaaaggaagaaaaaagggCTGTTAATGATCAGGCTGTTTGGGTGTCTCGACAGAGCCTGAGACTGCTCACCCCTCCATGGGAGGTCCCgtatttggatggtgggagggcaAAAGAAAGGGAGCGAGAAAGGGAGAGGGAAGAGCGGGAGCGGAGGGAGGAGCTGGAAGTAGAGAGGGAGGTGTGCCAGTTGAGTATTGGAATGGGGGTCTTGGGAGGGGGAACAAGGTTGAGTCATGGTTTCACACATCAGGGGGTTGCAGGAGGGCATCCTTACGGAAATGCACACCCACCCTCCCACTCTTCCACTTGTGTAGTGGCCAGTATGGCCCACGACTGTCGAGATGAGAGGCAAAAACAGTCAAACATCCCCGAAGAAGATGTGGAAGTATCTCATTTTAACATGGGCCTTTCTAAGACAAATTCTGGGACCCCTCAGCACAGAACTATTATTTCTAAGACTAGTGGGTACCCTCCCTCCTCCCCTCATCTTTCAGTGGTGCGGGGTCTAGGACCCCCACATTTGTCCACCCTTGCCAGTCCTCAGCCACCTCCTTCTCCTGCCTTATTGGGGTCTGAAATAAGCAACACCACCTCTAACCTACCTCCATCCAAGACCACTCCCTCCCAGACCCCTACTCCCACTTCTGGTGGGGGGCCCTCTTCTACCTCCTCTTCTCGCTCTAGGACTCCCCTGTCATTGGCTCAACAGAAATACAAGAAGGGTGATGTGGTGTGCACCCCTAACGGTATTCGTAAGAAGTTCAACGGAAAGCAGTGGAGACGGCTGTGCTCCAGAGAGGGCTGCATGAAGGAGTCTCAGCGTCGAGGATACTGCTCTAGACACTTGTCCATGAGGACCAAAGAGATGGAAGCAGCAggtggagaaagaggaggaggaggaagcagcTCAGGTACAGTCACCCCTTCTGACCTGCGAGGGAGAGCGAGCAGTGAATTTGAGTGGGACGACACATCAAGAGAAGGCAGTGAGACCAGCAGTAGAGGAGACTCAAGACCCCGTCTGGTCCTCCCCTCCCTGCTCCCCCATGACGTGTCTTCACGCTTTGACTTTGATGAGTGTGAGGCAGCCACCATGCTTGTGTCATTAGGCAGCTCCCGCTCCGGTACCCCTTCTTTTTCTCCTGTCTCCAACCAGTCCCCCTTCTCTCCTGCCCCTTCTCCCTCACCCTCCCCACTTTTCGGCTTTAGGCCGGCCAACTTCTCTCCAATTACAGCCTCCCCAGTCCTGCCACACCGGAGGCACAGGCAACATAGTGGGGCGGGGGGAGGAGGAGGCAGTAAAGCAACAATTCCAGCTGGTGGAGGAGAAAGGGAGAGACACACTTCAGGCATCCAACCTTCCTTCCACAGCAACCTGATGTTTACAGTCCCCATGAGCCCCAAACGAAAGCCAGATGCGCCTCTTCCGCCACCCCTCACCTCACACCATCACGATTACACACCCAAGACAGAGCTAGAGCAGGGTGACCTCAGCAACTCTTTCAGGGTGCTCTCCCCACAGACACCAGCTTCACATTCCCGTACACATACACCCACTTTCTCACGGCCCAGGGGAGTCACCACACCCTCCTCCAGCAGGCCCCCGTCATCGACTGCTGTCTCCCCTCCTCCTTTGTTGGTGTCTCCaacccctccctcccccctcacTCCTGATGGAGGGCCTCGTCGTGTGGTCCCTGTTTCTCAACAGGCTTTGCGGGACTCCCCTGTCATTGTGAGGAATCCTGAAGTCCCTCTGGCAAAATTTACAGAATGCCCtgcaggaagaggaggtggagtaGGAGGGGGAAACGAGGGAGGGACTGATAAGTCTTCATCTATAGACACTAGCATAACCCTTACCCCTCAGCCAATTTCTGGCCTCCAAGTTCCAGTCCCTATTAATGCTGCTTCGGCTGCAGTTCCCAACGGCACAGTTATTTTACGAAGCCCAGCCCAAACCCTGGTGCTTGTGTCCCCATCACCTTCTCTGCCCACCACTGACACCCCTGCCACTCCCCTGCAGGCCCTGTCAGTTACCGTCAGCACAACAGTCACAGATCCCACTCCAAACAGCACAGACAGCTCCGGTGATCGAGGGGAAAACAGGGAGACAGGGTTTGGGGGTGAGGTCCAGCAGCCGGTTCCCTGTCACCCTTCTCCTACTGCACTTCTACCCTTGATCCTGCCAGCAGAAAACCTTCACCCTGTCCCTCGGAAGGACATCATAATGGGACGTCCTGGCACAG TGTGGACCAATGTAGAGCCCCGGTCAGTTCCAGTCTTCCCCTGGCATTCATTGGTTCCTTTTCTGGCACCCACCCAATCAGATGCTTCTTCTCAGCCAGGAGAGGGCCATCACCCAGTCAACCACCCCCAAGCAGCCAGTCTGAAGACAG AGTGTCATGGGGTGGCAGCGCTTACACAGGAGCCTGCAGAAGCACCTCCCACTGTAGAAAGAGGTCCCCCATCCCGGCCTCCCCCCTCTGCTGATGAAGCGCCTCCAGAGAAGGAGAAAGGAGATGCAGAGAGAGAAAGGCCTGACAGTGAGACAGAGAGTGACGTGGATGACCC CTTTCTCCCAGGAGTTGTGCCAGAGCAGCCCCTCTCTACATCACCAGTAAAGAGACGCACTCAGTCCCTTAGTGCGCTGCCCAAAGATGGAGACAAGAGCAGCCCCGGAAAG AGAGAAAAGGACCATATACGGCGACCAATGAATGCATTTATGATTTTTAGTAAGCGCCATCGAGCACTGGTACACCAGCGACACCCAAACCAGGACAACAGGACTGTTAGCAAGATTCTAGGGGAATGGTGGTATGCGCTGGGCCCTAAGGAGAAACAAAAGTACCATGATTTGGCCTTCCAG GTAAAAGAGGCCCATTTTAAGGCCCACCCAGACTGGAAGTGGTGCAACAAAGACAGGAAGAAGTCCAGCTCTGAAGGCCGAGGGGTCCCAGGGGGCAAAGACATCAGAGAGAGAAGCATGTCTGAATCCACAG AAGCCCACTCTGTGGAGTTGAAAGGAGTGGGCCCAGGTCTGGTGGGTGCATCTGAGAGGAGTACTGGAGAAAGCCATGTGGGGCAGCTTACCCGGCCACGGGCATTTTCTCAAAGTGCTGTGCACAGTCTGGAGCAGAGTGACAGGGGTAATACTCAGGCTTTGGCGGAACtggcacag ATGTGTGGGGATGGAGGTAATCAGTTTTCGAGCCATGCCCCACCCCTGTCACAGTCCCAGCGGGGGGTCAGTGAGGACATGACCAGTGATGAAGAGCGTATGGTCATCTGTGAAGAGGAGGGAGATGATGATGTCATTG AGGACCCTTATCCTAGCAGTTCCATTGACCTGAAATGTAAAGAGCGGGTGACTGACAGCGATAGTGAGAACGGGTCTGGGGATGAAAGTGAGAGGAAA AGAGTTTTTGCTCCAGTCATTTGCTCATCagcatcgtcatcttcatctcaCCCTACTCATCATGGCAGGAGTGTCTCGTTGTCCTCGTACCCCACCAGCAAGCGTTATGATGAGGGGAGATCTGGAGGGGGAGGGTTTTCAGAGCACAGGAGGAAGGgcggaggagagggagaggggaaGAACACATTTGTAGGAGAGGGTGGAGGAGGAGTGCCAGCTTCTTGTTTCTCCCTCTCTTCTGGCCAGTCTGTCATCTCCACCTCTCCAGCTGGAGGGCCTTCGTCCTCGTCAGTGGGTTCACTAGGTACAAACCCACTCTTGGGCATAGGCGCTGTGAGAGTAGCCTCCACAGTGGTGACCAATGTAATGCGTCCCGTCATCAGCACACCGCTCCCCATCGCCAGCAAACCCAGAGACGGCAGCGCGTCATCCAGCCCACATCCACCTGAAAAGAAGTCTCTGATCCCACAGCATCAGCAGCCGCAACTTCTGATTGGTTCAGGAGCCACAAGCGGGGCCGCAGCCGCAGGGGGTGGGTACTACTCTTCATCATCACCTAATCCTGTAGGTGCAGGGATGAGCCCAGGTGGTGTAGTAACTAATTTAGTATTAGGAGGGGCCCTCACTGCACAATCCGCTGTACAGCTCATCACCCCATCCCCTCAGCCGCAGCCCCCCCAGCAGCAGCAGACCCACCCCTCCACTGCTGTTTCAGCCCCACATAATCAAACCAATGGGCCTGTGCCTCTCCCACTGCTTCAGCCCCAGTTCCTCCCTGCTTCCTCCCTGGCACCCCCCGGGGGTAAGGCCATCACACAAGTACAGTATATCCTGCCCACCTTACCTGCCAACACCAACCCCAAGAGTCCGCCTCAGCAGCTCAGTCAGCCAACCAGTATCTTCaacctgcccacagctccaccgcCACACGCCGCCTTGGCCAATGGGAAGCAGCAAGGTTCGAGTTCACTGACAGGATATACATCAAGCCCGACAGTAGGCGTGGTCAGCCCAGGCGCGAGAG TGCAAACACAGTCGCCAGCACTCCAGGGTAAAATGCTTGTTCCCATGGCAACAGTACGGACTGCGCCGGCCCCTGCCCAGCAATTTCCCATTGTGGCTCCACCTCTTCCTGTCCAGAATGGTGCCCAGGCAGGAGGCAAG ATAATCCAGATTGCTCCGATGCCTTTGGTTCAGTCCCAGCTGCCTCAGGGTGGAGCAGTTCACTCTCCGAGCCCCTTTCCTGTCACAGTGGGGGCAGCTGCTGTGGTAGCTCCAAGTTCAGCGCCCTCACAGGCTGTTTTACTACCACCTGCACCTACCAG GATTACATATGTCCAGTCCACTCCAGGGGTCCCATCCACTGTGCCTCTTGTCTCCACAACAACAGGCTCTTCCCCCTCCCAGCAGGCTCTGCCAGTGCCTGGATCTGCATATGTTCCATCTCCCCTGGCAACTCTCGGGTTTACAGCCATTGCACCACCTGGACAGACCCTGGTTCAGCCCCTTATTGCAG GTCAGCCACCTCTCCTAGCCACAGCTCAGTCTCCACAGCCCTCCACTTCAGCCCCTGCCTCTGGCACTGGGGGCCAAATCGTCACCGCCATCTACCCTCCTTCACCTAgcgtcaccatggcaacagggGTGGTCTCCATGACAGCGGTGCCCCCCAGTGTGGTCTACTCAGTTTCCAGCCCTTCCAGCGCTTCCCCCCACATCCTGCCTAAACACACAGTGACCCCGACCACCACAATAACACACCCACATCCTCCGCAGCCACATCCGGACAGACCACCAGACAGGCACCTGCCTCTGGACAGACCCACGGACCGACAGAGCGACAGGCAAGCTGAGAGGCAGACGGAGATGCTGACACATTTGGACCGACAGTTGGAGAGGCAGACGCAGACCTCTAGCATTAGCAGCTCAGTGGCACCTCCCAGTGGCTCTGCTCTCTCCATCAGGCCCTGCAGTCCCCAACTCCAAATACAGACATCTG CCAGTACCCCAGGTACACCCAAGCTAACCCAGCTACCAGTCAGAACACCTCAGAAAGTGAAGGCAACTGTGGCGAACATCCCCGTGGGCAGCTATGAAGCAGGAGGccgagggaaagagagagaccGGGAGAAGGAAAGGGAAAGGGAGCGGGAGAGAGAACGGGAGAAGGAGCGGGAGAGGGAAAGGGAGAGAGAgcgggagagggagagggaggctgCAGCCAACAGCCACTTCTCCTTCGATCCTGAGCCGGGGCAGTCGGGCTCTCCATCGACACACCCCGCTGATGAGCTTCCGTCATCAGACAGACCCCTGGAGGGCTCCAGTGGAGTGGACTCTGACTCTAGGAACAGGGACAGCACAAGCACCAAAGAG GCTGGATGGAAGGaatccctcccctcctctcctttgCCACCTCCAGCAGCCACAGAGCTCACTTTGCCACCCCCACAGACAGATAAAGAAGGTCCTACACCCAAAAAGGTCAAAGCCCGCCCACCACCGCTGAAGAAAACCTTCGACTCTGTGGATAA GGTGCTGTCAGAGGTGTACTTTGAGGAACGCTTTGCCGAGCTGCCGGAGTTTCGGCCTGAGGAGGTTCTGCCTTCGCCCACCCTGCAGAGTCTGGCCACTTCACCTCGTGCTATTCTGGGCAGTTACCGCCGCAAGAGGAAGAACTCTACAG ATTTGGACTCTGCAACTGATGAACAAGTTTCGCCTAAGAGAAAGAGTCGGCGACGCTCCAGCTGCAGCTCTGAGCCCAACACACCTAAAAGTGCTGCCAAGTGTGAGGGAGACATCTTCACCTTCGACAGAGCAG GCACAGAGGGAGAGGACATCCTGGCAGAACTGGAGTTTGAGAAGGTGCCGTACTCGTCCCTGCGAAGGACTCTGGACCAGAGGAGAGCACTGGTTATGCAGCTGTTCCAGGAGCAAGGCTTCTTTCCATCAG CTCAGGCCACTGCAGCCTTCCAGACACGATACTCCGATATATTCCCCACCAAGGTGTGTCTGCAGCTGAAGATCAGGGAAGTCCGGCAGAAGATCATGCAGACAGCCACCCCCTCCGATGCCTCTGCTTTTGGCATACCTGATTCGGCTGGCTCAGGACCTGGACCTTCCAGCTCCCAGTTGGGTGAAGGATCTGGAAGAGGAGTCGGCGAGCTGCAGGACGAAGAAATGGAGCAAGGGACTGAAGCGAGCCCGGAGGATCCTCGCGATTCACAGGACTCCTCGAGATGA